The Chiloscyllium punctatum isolate Juve2018m chromosome 15, sChiPun1.3, whole genome shotgun sequence sequence CCCATTCTTAACAGTTTGTGTACCTATCCTGTATTTATTGTTAGAAGAATTTGTGCAACTGATTCATGTAGGATAAACAACTAGCCCCTAGGAATATTAAGGGATTCTAATAAACAGGGATAGTTCTCTTCACTCACCTTCTTCACTTGGAAAATGGATTAGGGAGTATGAGGGAAAACTGGAAAAAGGTTTTGTTAATACTTTTGCTACAAATCAGAATACTGCTGGCACAAGCTACAGAGACCATCTGTTCACACTCCCTTGAGATAAGTAATCCGCTCTCCATTTTCACAGATCATATGCTTTTCCTATCTATTTAGCCTATGTGTGATAAAAATAATCGTTTCTTAAAAAATTACCAAAAGGCATTGTTCTCAACTGCCTATTTTGCATAAACTGTGACTCTCAAACCTTAAAGCTTACAAATTGCAGCAGTGTTGTCTGAGATTATAATGCAAAGTCTGCCAGTCTAAATACACTCCCTTACAGTGCATAATATGGCTGTCAGCTAACTTGATGGAGATCATCGATGAAGCAAGAGGGTTGGTGAGGGTAATGAAACAGATTTGTTTtccactcatgggatgtgggtgtcactggctggccagcatacAGTGCCcaaccctagttgcccttgacaaggtggtggtgagctactttcttgaactgGTGCAGTCTGTGTGCTGCAGGTAGACCAACAATGCCACTGGGAAGGGAATtaaaggattttgacccaacgacactgaaggaacagtgacaatACTTcagagtcaggatggtgagtggctttcaGGGGAACTTACAGGTGCTGACATTtgcatatatctgctgccctgaGCAGAGCTGTTTTCTTATGTGCAAAATAAATAACTACTGGCTTTGCTTCTCTGTTTGGGTATTTCTGCAGAAAGACAAGGAATATGCTCTAAAGCAGGATCTAACTAATCATTACAAACTATTAGAAGATAGGAAGCTTTTACCAGTCAAATTCTTTCACATTCAGGCTTTAACTCTGTAGTACTCCTCTGGTGTTACTGTTTTGATTCCACCAAAGTAATCCAGGACCCAAATGTTGGTAATGTTGAGCTTGGCAAAATACCATCCATGATCATGTGGCCAGTCAGGCATTGCTGGATGACGGCTGAAGAGAGCTTTCTTTGCAAAATCAATTTCTGTGCTGTTCACCTAAGAGATTAATGTATAGAAAATTCATTCTCTCCACAATCTGAAGGAAACTGGAAATAGTTTTTCATAGAAGAATTTTCCATTCATCATGCTGATTAAAGTCTGTAATAAAAAAAGTGAACAATGCACCAACATTTGCACCTTTGTGCAATTCGGGGTAATTTACTGGCAATTAATGGAATTCCCTCTCAATCACACTACTGAGAGAGAAAATAATTACTTGGATATTCCAAGGAGTGGAAATCTGTCAGATTGCCACGTACTCCTATTTTACTTCTATCAGCAATGAGCTCTGCATTTCTAACTGGGAATTCCAATCTCAATTTCTTCAGAAATGAAGAAAGCACTTGAAAACAATTTCTTCATAGTGCAAGATAAATGGAGAAGTCAAACCATGGCCCCATTTGCAGCAGTCAATGTGCCATGTTCTAAGAAATAATATCTAATGGCACAGTCAGCCACTTTGGCAGCTACTGTGAAAAGATCAGTGTGGGGTTAAGGGTGTCAGTTGGATAAGGGGTTATAGCATCAGGTAGTTTGGGTGCCATGTAAGTGATAGAGTATTTAGGGTAGGTAAGGCTCCAAGGCAGTTGGAGTGTGTTACGTCCTGCAGGAATCATCATCTTCaagggggcggcacagtggttagcactgctgcctcacagcaccagagacccggttcatttccagcctcaggcgactgactgtgtggagtttgtgggagaaaactggaacacccggaggaaacccacgcagacactgggagaatgcaaactccacacagtcagtcgcccgaggcaggaattgaaccccggtctctggcgctatgaggcagcagtgctaaccactgccatTGTGCCACCCAAATGTTGCATGCCTCCAAATATTCAATGAGAATACAGAGAACTTAGAGCAGAAAGTGTTCCGCCAACTGAAGAGATTTTTCTAAACAATGGGAGAAAGGAGAAGGAACAGAACTTCTTGCAGTGAATTGCAGCATACCTCCAAAATTCTTCCAGAGAGGATCACACGACAACAAAGTGGGCTTTGGGGATCAAACTTTTGTTTCCTACAGTAGTCCGTTGTTGCCAGTGACATAGCCAGGGATACTTCTGGATTAGCCTACAATGAAATTAAAGGTGAGGCAGTGATATTCAAAAAATAAATGTAAAATTATTTACAGTAATATAGAATTATAGGATCATAGAATCTTACAGCCCATCTGGTCTGAATCTTTGGAAGAGTTAATAATTAGTTCTAGTCTTCTACTTGTGCTCCATATTCTTGCAAAATTTTGCTTTTCAGGTAGATTTCATGTTCCCTTTTGAAAATAACTACTAAAATCTGTTCCAAAAACACAGATGCATGgtgtatggtggcacagtggttagcaatgctgcctcagtgccagagacccaggttccattcccacctcaggtgactgactgtgtggagtttgcacattctcccagagtctgcgtgggtttgctccggtttcctcccacagtccaaaaacgtgcaggttaggtgaattgaccatgctaaaattgcccgtagtgttacatgaaggggtaaatgtaggggaatgggtctggctgggttgtgcttcggtgggtcagtgtggacttgttgggctgaagggcctgctaaGAAATTTAACCTAACCCTATTGGGCAGTGCATTTCAAATCATAACTCTGCTAAAAACATTCCTCACATCTTATgacaattattttaaatctatatCCGCTAGTTACTAACAATCATGTTAGTAGAAACAGTTTCTTCTTCACTGTCACAATTCactccattttttaaaaactttctccCATTAACTTTCTCTGCTCTAGGCAAATAATCTCAACATTTCTATGAGTTCACTTAACTAAAATCACCATTGGTATAATTCTGGGAACTCTTATTTGTGGTTTCTATGATGTCTGGCATCATGGCAATTAGCATATATTGGCCCACCTCATTCTTGCTCCAAAAATGCATCTCTTCAGTTCTCAAATTTTATCTGTCAAGCGCCTGCCCATATTATTCTAATAGCACCTTCATTGTTTCCCAAGTTGTGTCTTCTTCAAAGTTTGAAAATAAGCTGTCTAGCCAATGTCCAAATCAATAATACAATGATAAGGTCTTAATACAACCCCTCCAGGAGATTAATTATTTCCCTCATGAGTGGAACACAACTGTTCACCACTAATCTTTGCTTTGTCTCTTCAGATAAATTTGGATGCTTGCTGCCAttgtcccttcagtccaattggCTTTAAGTTTGTTAAGATGTCTATTATTTGTCCTTTTAACCCAAAAGGTTTTTGAAAACCCACTTACACTATATTAATTGCACTAATTTCAGCAAGCATCCCACTTTACAATCAATGAATTTTATCAGATTTGTTAGACGTATTTGCCTATCATTTAGTCACCCATCTTCTTCCAAGTTGAAAACATTGCTCTGGATTTTGATGAAAATGCTACTTAAGTATTTGGATTATAATTTCAATACACTTCCCAAAAAAAAGGTGAATCTAAACATTTTCCTCCTGCTAATATAAATCATAATTTAGTCCATTGATCAATTTGCTGACAACTGAGTTTACTAATGGATTTTAGCATTGAAGATTTTGCAGTGTTGTGCCTCTGAGGATTCACATTTTGCTGTTATGAAAGTGTCCAATTCCTTAACTGGAATCTTCGATATATAATCAAGTGACAATTTCAAAAACGTAATTAAATAAGGTAtaacaaagacagaaaattaAAGAAATATACAACAATTATGGTAGCACTTACCAATTATGGTAGTACTAAATCAGATGCTATATAATGTACCTCAGACTCTTATTTTGTTACCTTTGGCAAGAGGGAGATAAGCTATATTTAATTGTGTTTTACTGCATTCCTACTATGACTGGTTTAGACTGATAGGCTTAGTTCAGGAACTTGTTTTCAGAATCAATTCAAAATCACTAAGTGCTTATTAAATTTTAGATATTAATGGCAGATTCATCTGTCTGTTGTTTTCATTTATGTAGATTGGAACCTGTCATTTAGAATCAGTCAAAATATGATGTGGCTTTCACATTCACCAATGCACCAAATGTTTACATTTAAAAATGTCATAACTCCTTCCAAGTTAGTTAAAGTTAAATACTTTCCTTTTTTGGATTCTCTGATCCCTCTTTTTCACAATCACTATTTTGAATTCATTCAGggaatgtgagtgtcactggctgagccatcatttattgtctgtccctagttgccctgcaGGAGATGGTGGTGAGCCATCTTCTTGCACCGCTGTAGACCATAGGATGTAGTACCACTACAATGCTGTTGGGAGATTGCTCCAGGACGTTGACCCAGCAACATTAAAGAACAGTGaaacatttcccagtcaggattaACATTCCTGCTAATTTTTGCATCTTCTGCATGGACCTGTAAGACCTGTGCTCAGCAAAAACTTCCAGAACTAGACGTCAATGCTAGAAACAGCATAGGCACGTTGATCGGAGTGTTTGGACCCTTGGACTGACTGGACACATGCAGCTTAGAGGGAACAGTGTcttggagagaaacttgcaggtggtgttcccatgtatctgctgcacttCTGCTTTCTGGAGGGTCTAAGGAACCTTGGTcaatttctgcagtgcttctATAGGTGGTGCAAACTGTCACTACTGTGCATTGGGAGGTGAAGGTGGATGTgatgtcaatcaagtgggctgctttgtcttggatagtgTCAAATTTCATGACCATTGTTGGGGCTGCAGGCAAGTAAGGACTATTCTATCAAGTTCCTGATTAATGCCTTGTAGAGGGTGGACAGGCTTTACAGAGCCAGGAGGTGACTTATACACtgtaggattcctagcctctgaactgCTCTTCTAGCCAGTTCAGAATCTGTTCAGTGGTAATGCCCAGGATATTAACAACAAcagcaatgccattgaatgtcaagcgaCAGTGGTTAGATTTACTCTTGGTGAGACAATCATTACCTGGCACTTGTGGTGCaactgttacttgccacttgtcagctcaagcctggatactATCCAAGTCTTACAGCGtttcaactgcttcagtatctgagcaatCATGAATTGCGCAATCAATACTTTTATAAAAGTATAGagagggaggcaatggccttgtggtattagcACTGGACTGTTAAaccagtgacccaggtaatgttctgggacctggattcaaatctcaccatggcagatggtggaatttgaattcaataaaaaatctggaattaataacTGGATGATATGAATCCGTTGCTGATTGATGGAAAAACTGActtggttcactaacatcctttagggagttcaaagttaaaaatcacaatactAGGTTATGGTTCAAtagctttaattggaagcacactagctttcggagcgccccaaatgctagtgtacttccaatataacctggtgttgtgatttttaaaactttgtacaccccagtccaacaccagcatctccaaattattctTTAGGGAAGGCCcatgtctggcctacatgcgactccagacccacagcaatgtgattgactcttaactgccctctaggcaattagagatgggcaataaatgctgactcagaCAGTAACAccctcatccagtgaatgaatattaaaaaaccaatagcaaacatccccacttctgacctcccaaatgaaaagaaaattattGACTAagtagctgaaaatggttgggcctaggtCACCACACCAAGAAACTACTGTAGTGATGTCATGATTGACCTCCAATGAACAGAACCATCTTGCTTTGTGTTACGTAATACTCCAAACAGCAGAGAGTTTCCCAATGATTCCCATTgtgaccataaaaccataagacataggagcagaaattaggccattcagcctaatttgctccgccattcaaccatggctgataagtttctcaatcccattctcccgttttctccccataatccccctgacaatcaagaacctatctatctcagtcatcaatatactcagtgacctggcctgcagagccttctgtggcaatgaattccatcgattcaccactctctggctgaagaagtttcttttTTTCCTCTGTTCTAGAGATCTTCCCTTTACTTCATTGGATACTTGTTTTGTTTGGGCTCCTTGGTGCCATACTCATTTGGCTGCAGCCTTGATGTTAGTCTCACAATCAATCCTTTCAGCCCCTTCCTTAGTTGGTGGAAAGTTGCCCTGCACCTGTGCTGTTGCTTCTTGTCTTCCACTTTGAGCAATATATCAAAGCTATCATTCACTTCCATCCCTCACACTAGATCTAGCAAGACACCAAGTTAGATGGCATGAAAGTTATTGAACATACTGTGTTATTAACTGATTGTACTTTTTGAGACTAATGTAGAATGGGGAACATTTGTCAAGTTATGGAAAGGCCAAACTTGTTCAGGGTTACATATCAGACCATCACATGTAACCTAAAGCAACATCAGAGCTTTATTAGAGGGGTATTTGAAGTGGAACTGAAAAAGTTAGTAACAGTTCACAAATAGCAATCAATTTTACTTTGCCACCTTTCCAGAAATGTTCTTGAAGGAATAGCAAATATTAATCACTTTAAAACAAGGTTTAAGATAATATCAAACAAATAATCAAATTAAAACATAAATGTATATTTACAAATTGTGTACTAATGAATTACTAATGTTTTGGTTATTTAAGACTGGTCAGTTACCAGAAAGAAGCTACAGTCAGAAGATGACTCACACTGACTCAGCAAACTTACAGAATTTCTGTTAATCTTTAAACTTGCATCAATGCTTTTATCAAGATGGTGCAATGTTTTAAAGTAATGATAATATGAGCTGTTTTtgaaattcatttttaaaattgacTATATTTTCAAAGATAAAATTTTACTTTGCATCATTGTGCGACCTCCCACTGGGATTTTCCCTTGGACTTTGAATCCTTCAGCTGTCTACTCAAATTTTTTTAGCTTTTTTCCAAACATGGAGTCTCCAGTTTATTTCTCAACTTTAAGTTTTCTACTCACTTTTATATCAAGTCAGagccgtacagcatggaaacagaccctttcgtccaactcGTTGAGGGCAACCAGATAATCTAaattaatatagtcccatttgccagtatttggccatatccatctaaaccctacTGTTCATGGAATAAGAtggatgaacttgcagcatgggttggtaactGGGACTCCAATGTTGTGGACATTTCAGAGATATGGCtaaagcagggacaggaatggttgttgcaggttccggggttcagatgtttcagtaagaacagggatggtggtaaaagagggggaggtgtgtggcattgttagtcaaggacagtattatggtggcagaaaggacgtttgagaaCTCATCTACTGAGAtaatatgggctgagattagaaacaggaaaggagaggtcaccctgttgggagttttctgcagGCCTCCAAATagatccagagatgtagaggaaatgatagcaaagatgattctagaTAGGAGCGAGGGTAactgggtagttgttatggggtctttaactttccaaatattgactagcaatactatagtttgagtactttagaggagtcagtttttgtccagtgtgtggaGGAGGGTTTCCCATCACATTAtgaagacaggccaacaagggagaCGCCATACTGGATAGTGGactaggccaggtgttagatgtggaggtaggtgagcattttggtgatagtgaccacagttTGGTTATGTCCACTTtatgcagggcaagagttatagctggcggaaaggcaattatgatgcaattagacaagagttaggatgcataggatggggaaggaaactgcaggcaatgggaacaattgaaatgtggagcttattcaattAACAGTTACTGCGTAtccttggtaagtatgtacctgtcaggaagGCAGGAAGTGGTagagtgagggagccatggtttacgaaagttgaatctcttgtcaagaggaagaaggcttatgtaaggatgagacgtgaaggctcagttagggcgcttgagagttacaagttaattAGGAAAGactaagaagaaccaggaggggacatgagacatCGTTGGTAGGgaggatcaaggaaaactcttAGAAAAGGCTttctatcaggaataaaagtatgtctagagtaagattagggccagtcaaggacagtagtgggaagttgtgtgtggagtgtgaGTAGATAGAAGCGCTAAGTGAGTTTTTCCATCAGTGTTCACAGGAAAATGTTGTTgagaagaatactgagatacaggctacgagACTGGactggattgaggttcacaagtaggtcttagcaattctggaaagtttaAAAATAGGTTAGTCCCCTGggctgttttggggccactgctgtttgtcatttttatgactgactggatgagggcatagaaggttgggttagtaaatttgcagatgacaaaggtcagtggagttgtggatagtgttgaaggatgttgcaggttacagagggacatagctgcagagctgggatgaaaggtggcaaatggagtttactgcagaaacgtgtgaagtgattcactttggaaggagcgaCAGGAATACAGAATGGTAAGATTCTCAGTAGTGGAAATgagcagagatctcggtgtcgatgtacatagatccctgtaagttgccacctaggttgatagggttgttcagaactgaaaatgtgttgctggaaaagtgcaggtcaggcagcatccaaggagcaggagaattgacgtttcgggcatgagcccttcagggttgttcagaaggcatgcagtgtgttagcttttattggtagtgattgtgttttggagccatgaggtcatgttgcagctgtacaaaattctggtgcagcCACCCTTTGAGCATTCCACAcacttctggtcacctcattaaaaGGGAGgtcgtggaagctttggaaagggttcagaagagatttactaggatgttgcctggtatggtaggaaggtcttatgaagaaaggctgagagactggaGGCTGTTTTAGTTAGAGAGAAGACTTTGGCAattcatcctattcatgcccctcacgattttacagacctctataaggttatcattcaacctccaatgctccagggagaaTAGCCCAAGCCTATTTAGCTTTTCCCTATAGCTCATACCCTTCAATATcctctaaatcttttctacaccctttcaagttgaacaacatctttcctatagcaaggagaccagaattgaacccagtattccaaacgtgtcttaaccaatgtcctgtacagctgcaacaggacctcccaactcctatactcaatgcaatgtccactgaaggcaagcatacttaacaccttcttcactatcctatttacctgtgaccccactttcaaagaactgtgaacctgcattcaaaggtctgtttgttcagcaccactccccaggaccttaccattaagtcctgccctgacttgacATTGCAAAATttgacacctcacatttatctaaattaaactccacctgctactCCTCAGTTCATTGGCTCAtgtgattaagatcccattgtactccaaggtaaccttctcagctgtccaatacacctccaatttt is a genomic window containing:
- the creg1 gene encoding protein CREG1; protein product: MMAVGMFVLLLFVLTAFRGSISIPPHDEVAQMARYVVHASDWCSMATISTQAVVRGLPFSNVFSVSDGPLGKGTGEPYLYLTPLEISVHDIQANPEVSLAMSLATTDYCRKQKFDPQSPLCCRVILSGRILEVNSTEIDFAKKALFSRHPAMPDWPHDHGWYFAKLNITNIWVLDYFGGIKTVTPEEYYRVKA